DNA from Limnohabitans sp.:
CGCATACCGGTGACGGCTCAGGCGGTTCGCAATGGCTTGGCCATGGTCGAGTTGGCCGGGCGTTTTCAGATCGTACCGGGACAACCTGTCCTGGTGCTGGATGTGGCACACAACCCGCACTCCGTGGCCGCCCTGGCGGTCAATCTGGATGCCATGGGCTTTTACCCCACCACCCACGCTGTATTTGGGGCCATGGCTGACAAAGACCTGTTGCCCATGTTCCAGCGTATCAATCCTTTGGTGGATCGTTGGTACTTCACTGACTTGCCATTGCCCAGGGCCGCCAAGGCGACCGACTTGCAGCAGGTATGGCAAGGCCAAAACACCCGAACAGACACAGCCAGCAGTGTGCATGCCGATCCCATGCACGCGCTTTCAGCGGCCATCGAGGCTGCTGACCCGGCTGATAGAATCGTAGTCTTTGGCTCCTTCCATACTGTGGGCGGTGTTCTGAAAGACGGCATCCCGCGTCTTCAAGCCAAACACCTCAGCCCCTGAGCAACTGCCATGGCGTTTTTTAAGTTCCGTTTTCCTGGTCAAAACTCCTCCAACGATGGACCCGCACCGGGCCCCAGCGAAAGCATCGAAATCGTTCGCCGCAGAGCTCGACATCGCTTGACAGGTGCAGTGGTTCTGGTCTCGATGTCTGTGGTGGGTTTTCCTTTGTTGTTTGACACCCAACCTCGGCCTGTCGCAGTGGACACCCCCATCGTGGTGCCAGACAAGCAAAAAACCCCGGCGTTGACCAGTCATATACCCATACCTGTGGACCAGGCGCCCGCCAAGCCTTTGTTGCCTTCGGCTCAAGCCATTGTTCCCACACAGTCCAGTCTGGATGTCAGTGAAGCGGTCTTGCCCAAGCCAGTGGCCACCCCGTCCGAAAAAGTGGCCGACCTGCCCGCAGGCAAGATGGCGGACAAGGGGTCTGAAAAACCTGCTGAAAAGCAGGTGGCGGCCAAATCTGAGGTCAAGACCGACCCCAGGCCTGCGCCCAAACCCAAAGACGATGGCCTGAAGGCCCAAGCCCTGTTGGACGGAAAGCCCGCAAAGACAAGCAAAGGACGTCTAGTGATACAAGTGGGGGCATTCAGCGATGTTGCCAAGGTGCGGGATGTGCGCAACAAATTGGACCAAGCCGGGCTCAAGACCTACACCCAGGTGGTTGAAAAAGATGGCAAAAGCACCACCCGCATTCGTGTGGGGCCCTTCGACACCAAGGAAGACGCTGACAAAGCGGCTGCACGCATCCGCAAGCTCGATTTGCCAGCTGTAGTGCAGAAGCTTTGACATGTCACTGACCCTTACCGATTGTTTGTTGCTTGGGGTTTTGATGGCCTCACTGGTGTTGGGGTTCTGGCGTGGCTTGGTTTACGAAGTCTTGTCCTTGGCGGGATGGATTTCGGCTTTCATCGTGGCCCAATGGCTGGCCCATGATGTCGTCAGCCTCTTGCCTTTGGTGGGGGGTGCTCCTGACTCTGTTCAATACGCTGTGGCTTTTGTATTGGTTTTCGTGGTTACCTTGTTTGCCTCCGGCATGCTGTCGGGATTGGTCAAAAAATTGGTGGAAACGGTAGGTTTGAGGCCTGTCGACCGCTCTTTGGGGGCAGCCTTTGGTCTGGTGCGTGGGGTGGTGGTCTTGTTGGCGCTCACCGTGCTGTTGAAATTGCTTGGGATGACAGAGCAGCCATGGTGGCAAAACGCGGTGGGAGCGGCCTGGTTGGAGACTGTCCTCAACGGCTTTAAACCCTTGTTGCCAGAGAAGTTTGTGGGCTTCTTGCCCTGAGGTTTCAGAGCGGGTTCATTGTTTGAACGGATAACCATTTATGTGCGGAATCGTCGGCGTGGTCAGCAGCGCCCCAGTCAATCAGTTGATTTATGACGCTTTGTTGCTGCTCCAGCATCGGGGGCAAGACGCGGCTGGCATAGTCACGCAGCTCGACCGCAAATTTTTCATGCACAAGGCAAAAGGAATGGTGCGCGATGTGTTCCGCACCCGCAACATGCGCAGTTTGCCTGGCAACTGTGGCTTGGGGCAAGTGCGTTATCCCACGGCGGGTAACGCCTTCAGCGAAGAAGAGGCCCAACCCTTTTATGTGAACGCGCCTTTTGGTCTGGTGCTTGTACACAACGGCAACCTGACCAATGCCCACGCCTTGAAGGCCGAATTGTTTTCTAACGACCATCGTCATATCAACACCGAGAGTGACTCCGAAGTCTTGCTCAACGTGCTGGCCCATGAACTTGAGAAAACCACGCGTGGTTTCCCCCTGAAACCGGTGGATGTATTTGAAGCGGTGCGCGGCGTGAACCGGCGGGTCAAGGGCTCTTATGCGGTCATCGCTCTTATCGCCGGGCACGGTTTGTTGGCTTTTCGCGACCCGCATGGTATTCGTCCTTTGTGCATGGGACGCAGCGCCGACGGCACCATCATGCTGGCCAGTGAGTCGGTAGCGCTTGAGGGCACTTCTCACCAATTTGAACGGGACATTGCACCGGGCGAAGCGATCTTTATTGACCTGCAAGGTCAACTCAACACCGAGCCCTGCAGTGACAAGGCTCAGCTCAGTCCTTGCATTTTTGAGTACGTGTACTTGGCCCGTCCCGACTCCACTATCGACGGTATCTCGGTTTACCAGGCACGCCTGAACCTGGGCGAGACCCTTGCCAAGCGTGTCATCTCCACTGTTCCGCCCAGCGACATCGACGTGATCATTCCCATCCCCGAGTCCAGCCGCCCCAGCGCCACCCAGTTGGCACATTTGCTGGGCATCCCTTACCGCGAGGGCTTTGTTAAGAATCGCTACGTTGGCCGAACCTTCATCATGCCGGGTCAGGCGGTGCGCAAAAAATCGGTGCGCCAAAAACTCAATGTCATTGTCAG
Protein-coding regions in this window:
- a CDS encoding SPOR domain-containing protein: MAFFKFRFPGQNSSNDGPAPGPSESIEIVRRRARHRLTGAVVLVSMSVVGFPLLFDTQPRPVAVDTPIVVPDKQKTPALTSHIPIPVDQAPAKPLLPSAQAIVPTQSSLDVSEAVLPKPVATPSEKVADLPAGKMADKGSEKPAEKQVAAKSEVKTDPRPAPKPKDDGLKAQALLDGKPAKTSKGRLVIQVGAFSDVAKVRDVRNKLDQAGLKTYTQVVEKDGKSTTRIRVGPFDTKEDADKAAARIRKLDLPAVVQKL
- a CDS encoding CvpA family protein, whose protein sequence is MSLTLTDCLLLGVLMASLVLGFWRGLVYEVLSLAGWISAFIVAQWLAHDVVSLLPLVGGAPDSVQYAVAFVLVFVVTLFASGMLSGLVKKLVETVGLRPVDRSLGAAFGLVRGVVVLLALTVLLKLLGMTEQPWWQNAVGAAWLETVLNGFKPLLPEKFVGFLP
- the purF gene encoding amidophosphoribosyltransferase, translating into MCGIVGVVSSAPVNQLIYDALLLLQHRGQDAAGIVTQLDRKFFMHKAKGMVRDVFRTRNMRSLPGNCGLGQVRYPTAGNAFSEEEAQPFYVNAPFGLVLVHNGNLTNAHALKAELFSNDHRHINTESDSEVLLNVLAHELEKTTRGFPLKPVDVFEAVRGVNRRVKGSYAVIALIAGHGLLAFRDPHGIRPLCMGRSADGTIMLASESVALEGTSHQFERDIAPGEAIFIDLQGQLNTEPCSDKAQLSPCIFEYVYLARPDSTIDGISVYQARLNLGETLAKRVISTVPPSDIDVIIPIPESSRPSATQLAHLLGIPYREGFVKNRYVGRTFIMPGQAVRKKSVRQKLNVIVSEFKGRNVLLVDDSIVRGTTSREIVQMARDAGARKVYMASAAPPVRYPNVYGIDMPTKEELVAHGRSIEKIRQIIGCDALIYQDVDAMKTAVAQARVNAAGVLSNFDASCFDGVYVTGDISIDDINRLHDTRPQVREDADDNSRLALPNASE